The Deltaproteobacteria bacterium genome has a segment encoding these proteins:
- a CDS encoding peptide chain release factor 3 has protein sequence MSRNLQKEIERRRTFGIISHPDAGKTTLTEKLLLYGGAIQLAGAVKARKASRHATSDWMAIERERGISVTTSVMKFNYRDFEVNLLDTPGHQDFSEDTYRVLTAVDSALMVIDSAKGVETQTEKLMGVCRMRNTPVMTFINKLDREGMNPLDILAQIEDKLQIECAPLSWPIGSGKAFKGVYSLYRKELQLFTPGEETRSSVGVVISDIGDKRLDELLGGQARELRHDIELLEGAANPFDVDDYLRGSQSPVFFGSAINNFGVRELLDAFVELAPPPGPRAAVERIVYPQEEAFTGFAFKIQANMDPAHRDRIAFIRICSGRFQRGMRVMHHRTGKELILSNATIFMAQDRTNVEEAYAGDIIGIHNHGTIMIGDTFTEKEPLKFTGIPSFAPEHFRRVILKNPMKVKQLQKGLEQLTEEGAVQVFRPVAGNDYILGAVGALQFDVTMARLRDEYGVDAAYEPIEAQRARWIDGERKKIEEFEKKNSMRLARDTEGNLAYLAPSEWQLNYTIEQWPDITFYRTREHN, from the coding sequence ATGTCCAGGAATCTTCAAAAGGAAATCGAGAGGCGGAGGACCTTCGGCATAATAAGCCACCCCGACGCGGGCAAGACCACGCTTACCGAAAAGCTCCTCCTTTACGGCGGCGCCATACAGCTTGCCGGGGCGGTAAAGGCCAGGAAGGCCTCGCGCCATGCGACAAGCGACTGGATGGCCATCGAGAGGGAGAGGGGCATCTCCGTCACCACCTCGGTCATGAAGTTCAACTACAGGGACTTCGAGGTGAACCTCCTAGACACCCCAGGCCACCAGGACTTCTCCGAGGACACCTACCGGGTGCTTACGGCTGTCGATAGCGCCCTCATGGTCATAGACTCCGCAAAGGGAGTCGAGACCCAGACCGAGAAGCTCATGGGCGTCTGCCGCATGAGGAACACGCCGGTCATGACCTTCATAAACAAGCTCGACAGGGAGGGGATGAACCCCCTTGACATACTCGCCCAGATTGAAGACAAGCTCCAGATAGAATGCGCGCCCCTTTCCTGGCCCATAGGCTCGGGCAAGGCGTTCAAGGGCGTCTACAGCCTCTACAGGAAGGAGCTTCAGCTCTTTACCCCCGGCGAGGAGACGAGGTCTTCCGTCGGCGTGGTCATATCCGACATAGGTGATAAGCGCCTTGACGAGCTTTTAGGCGGCCAGGCAAGGGAGCTACGTCACGATATAGAGCTCCTAGAAGGCGCGGCAAACCCCTTTGACGTGGATGACTATTTAAGGGGGAGCCAGTCGCCTGTCTTCTTCGGGAGCGCCATAAACAACTTCGGCGTACGGGAGCTCCTCGACGCCTTTGTCGAGCTTGCGCCGCCGCCGGGGCCGCGGGCAGCCGTCGAGAGGATAGTTTATCCGCAAGAGGAGGCCTTCACCGGTTTCGCTTTCAAGATACAGGCGAATATGGACCCGGCGCACAGGGACAGGATAGCTTTCATAAGGATATGCTCGGGGAGGTTCCAGAGGGGCATGAGGGTCATGCACCACAGGACCGGGAAGGAGCTTATCCTCTCGAACGCGACCATATTCATGGCCCAGGACAGGACCAATGTCGAAGAGGCCTACGCTGGCGACATTATAGGCATCCACAACCACGGAACAATAATGATAGGGGACACCTTTACCGAGAAGGAGCCCCTTAAGTTTACCGGCATCCCAAGCTTCGCGCCCGAGCATTTCAGGAGAGTGATCCTCAAGAACCCCATGAAGGTAAAGCAGCTGCAGAAGGGGCTTGAGCAGCTTACCGAAGAGGGGGCTGTGCAGGTCTTCAGGCCGGTTGCCGGGAACGACTACATACTCGGAGCGGTCGGGGCCCTCCAGTTCGATGTGACAATGGCGAGGCTCAGGGACGAGTACGGCGTGGACGCGGCCTACGAGCCGATTGAGGCGCAGCGCGCCAGGTGGATAGACGGGGAGAGAAAGAAGATAGAGGAGTTCGAGAAGAAGAATTCCATGCGCCTTGCCCGGGACACCGAAGGCAACCTTGCCTATCTCGCGCCGAGCGAGTGGCAGCTAAACTACACGATAGAACAGTGGCCGGACATAACGTTTTACAGGACGAGAGAGCATAATTGA
- a CDS encoding deoxyhypusine synthase family protein, protein MKKGAVSRFIEEHYLHFNAAALLDAAKAYEAHMDKGGKMMVTLAGAMSTAELGKSLAEMIRKDKVSIISCTGANLEEDVFNLVAHDHYKRVPGYRDLSPADEWELLEKGFNRVTDTCIPEDEAIRRIESHIFDLWKAANGKGESRLPHEFFYELIKSGVLRQYYQIDEKDSWLVAAAEKNLPIIVPGWEDSTLGNIFASYCITGELKATTVKSGIEYMVALADWYKKNSPGQGVGFFQIGGGIAGDFPICVVPMMRQDLQMKDISFWTYFCQISDSTTSYGSYSGAVPNEKITWGKLSIDTPRFVIESDATIVAPLIFAWVLGW, encoded by the coding sequence ATGAAGAAAGGGGCCGTATCCAGGTTTATCGAGGAGCACTATCTGCATTTCAACGCGGCCGCGCTCCTCGACGCGGCAAAGGCCTACGAGGCCCACATGGACAAGGGCGGCAAGATGATGGTAACCCTTGCCGGGGCCATGAGCACGGCGGAGCTCGGAAAATCGCTTGCCGAGATGATCCGCAAGGACAAGGTGAGCATAATCTCCTGCACGGGCGCGAACCTCGAGGAGGACGTCTTCAACCTCGTGGCGCACGACCATTACAAGCGCGTGCCGGGCTACAGGGACCTTTCCCCTGCCGACGAATGGGAGCTCCTCGAGAAGGGCTTCAACAGGGTCACCGACACCTGCATACCCGAGGACGAGGCCATAAGAAGGATCGAGTCCCACATATTCGACCTCTGGAAGGCCGCGAACGGCAAGGGCGAGAGCCGCCTTCCACACGAGTTCTTCTACGAGCTCATAAAAAGCGGAGTGCTGAGGCAGTACTACCAGATAGACGAGAAGGACAGCTGGCTTGTCGCTGCCGCTGAAAAGAACCTTCCCATAATCGTCCCCGGATGGGAGGACTCGACCCTCGGCAACATCTTCGCCTCCTACTGCATAACAGGGGAGCTCAAGGCCACGACGGTCAAGTCCGGAATAGAGTACATGGTCGCGCTCGCGGACTGGTATAAGAAGAACAGCCCGGGACAGGGCGTGGGCTTTTTCCAGATAGGCGGGGGCATAGCCGGGGACTTCCCCATATGCGTCGTCCCCATGATGAGGCAGGACCTCCAGATGAAGGATATATCGTTCTGGACCTACTTCTGCCAGATATCCGATTCGACCACAAGCTACGGCTCGTACTCCGGGGCCGTGCCCAACGAGAAGATAACCTGGGGCAAGCTCTCTATCGACACCCCGAGGTTCGTAATCGAATCCGACGCGACCATCGTTGCCCCCCTGATATTCGCGTGGGTGCTCGGATGGTAG